One window from the genome of Enterobacteriaceae bacterium Kacie_13 encodes:
- a CDS encoding HAMP domain-containing protein codes for MFKHIRVSTCMFLLLLVFFVMQLVNSGLSLYAAHTDKTNFEQISNTTQQRDALSQSWSYLLQTRNTLNRAATRLALKQPQDNITQLMTDAKASLKKAEDAYAAFLALPRRTEKAAELTAVNKASYQQLHDMLQSLNDMLSAGDMQGFLNGPAQKYQDQFQKDVGSYTDYVGGRFQQAQQQTVASYQNVMVNTSVIIALLVLLTALALVITRRILFTPLNVMRGHFDRIGSGDISAPITAEGRYEIKVMLESLQQMQQSLANTVRTVRHGADTMFSGLKGIAAGNTDLSARTEQQASALEETAASMEQLTATVKQNAENARQATQLARDASNTAGKGGELTGNVVKTMNDIAGSSKKISAITSVIDGIAFQTNILALNAAVEAARAGEQGRGFAVVAGEVRSLAQRSAQAAKEIKSLIDESVSRVSQGSALVESAGNTMDDIVRAVTRVTDIMGEIASASDEQSRGIEQVSIAVTQMDQVTQQNATLVQQAASSTHALEIESENLTRAVSVFRLATAEGVLQPRNGQVSGFTPRQVTQPALLPANARGGSADNWETF; via the coding sequence ATGTTTAAGCACATCCGTGTGTCCACCTGCATGTTTTTACTGTTGTTAGTGTTTTTTGTGATGCAACTGGTTAACAGCGGTTTATCGCTGTACGCCGCCCACACGGATAAAACAAACTTCGAACAGATTTCAAATACGACTCAGCAACGTGATGCGCTGAGCCAGAGCTGGTCTTATCTGCTGCAAACCCGTAATACCCTGAACCGTGCGGCAACGCGTCTGGCACTGAAACAGCCACAGGACAACATCACGCAGCTGATGACCGATGCTAAAGCCAGCCTGAAAAAAGCCGAAGACGCTTATGCGGCATTTTTGGCGCTACCACGCAGAACCGAGAAAGCAGCGGAACTGACGGCGGTGAACAAAGCCAGCTACCAGCAACTGCACGATATGTTGCAATCGCTGAACGACATGCTCTCAGCGGGCGACATGCAGGGCTTCCTTAACGGCCCGGCACAGAAATATCAGGATCAGTTCCAGAAAGACGTCGGTAGTTACACCGATTATGTCGGCGGACGTTTCCAGCAGGCGCAGCAGCAAACGGTCGCGTCTTATCAGAATGTGATGGTCAATACGTCGGTGATTATTGCTCTGCTGGTGTTGTTAACCGCGCTGGCGCTGGTGATCACCCGTCGCATTCTGTTCACGCCACTGAACGTCATGCGCGGGCATTTTGACCGCATCGGTTCGGGCGATATCTCAGCACCGATAACCGCTGAAGGTCGTTACGAAATCAAAGTGATGCTTGAAAGTCTGCAACAGATGCAACAGTCGCTGGCGAACACCGTGCGCACCGTGCGTCATGGCGCGGACACCATGTTCTCTGGCCTGAAAGGTATCGCTGCCGGTAACACAGATTTATCTGCGCGGACTGAACAGCAGGCTTCCGCACTGGAAGAAACCGCTGCCAGCATGGAGCAACTGACCGCGACCGTGAAACAGAATGCGGAAAACGCCCGCCAGGCGACGCAGCTGGCGCGCGATGCATCAAACACCGCCGGGAAGGGCGGCGAACTGACCGGCAACGTGGTGAAAACCATGAATGATATCGCAGGCAGTTCGAAGAAAATCAGTGCCATCACCAGCGTCATCGACGGGATTGCGTTCCAGACCAACATTCTGGCGCTCAACGCTGCCGTGGAAGCGGCGCGTGCGGGTGAACAAGGTCGCGGGTTTGCCGTGGTCGCCGGTGAGGTGCGCAGTCTGGCACAGCGCAGCGCGCAGGCCGCAAAAGAGATTAAGTCGCTGATCGACGAATCCGTCAGCCGCGTCAGTCAGGGGTCGGCACTGGTGGAATCCGCCGGTAACACGATGGATGACATCGTGCGCGCCGTGACCCGCGTCACCGACATCATGGGTGAAATCGCCTCGGCGTCGGACGAGCAGAGTCGCGGTATCGAGCAGGTCTCGATTGCCGTCACGCAGATGGATCAGGTAACTCAGCAGAACGCCACGCTGGTTCAGCAGGCGGCGTCTTCCACCCATGCGCTGGAAATCGAGTCTGAGAATCTTACCCGCGCGGTCTCGGTGTTCCGCTTAGCGACCGCCGAAGGCGTATTGCAACCGCGCAACGGTCAGGTCTCCGGTTTTACGCCGCGTCAGGTGACACAACCCGCGTTACTGCCTGCGAACGCCCGTGGGGGATCGGCGGATAACTGGGAAACCTTCTGA
- a CDS encoding HAMP domain-containing protein → MFNRMKVVTGIVILLVVFGALQVVSGGLFFKSLKTDKDNFTTSQQIRLQQAEFNASWIYLLQTRNTLNRAGIRFMLDANQMGSGATVKELVDTATKDLKIADQHFANYQKIPVDASQNPALAAEAKKQYLVLHDALAELIELIGLGRINDFFEQPTQKYQDNFEKAFVSYIDQNDHLYDNAVKVSENSFSHALWMLGTVLVVLAIIIILAWVGVQRILIHPLKNIVVTIRKIATGDLTHEIVVKSRNEIGQLADSLRYMQEELIRTVSGVRHGADAIYSGASEISAGNSDLSSRTEEQASALEETAASMEQLTATVKQNAENARQASQLALSASETALKGGKVVANVVETMNDIASSSKKITDITGVIDGIAFQTNILALNAAVEAARAGEQGRGFAVVAGEVRSLAQRSAQAAKEIKGLIDDSVSRINTGSVLAESAGETMNDMVNAVTRVTDIMGEITSASDEQSRGIEQVAQAITEMDRVTQQNASLVEESASASAALEEQASLLTQSVAVFTLSQSVTNSVRPVTSSSSRLPLLTPNLSGSKAGTGGASENNLTENWETF, encoded by the coding sequence CTTTACAGGTGGTATCCGGTGGCCTGTTCTTTAAATCCCTGAAGACGGACAAAGACAATTTCACCACATCTCAACAGATCCGTTTACAGCAGGCGGAATTTAACGCCAGCTGGATCTATTTGCTGCAAACCCGTAACACGCTAAACCGCGCGGGCATTCGTTTTATGCTCGACGCGAACCAGATGGGCAGCGGCGCAACGGTGAAAGAGCTTGTCGATACAGCGACTAAAGATCTGAAAATCGCCGATCAGCACTTTGCCAATTATCAAAAAATCCCGGTGGATGCCAGCCAGAACCCGGCGTTAGCGGCGGAAGCTAAAAAACAATATCTGGTACTGCATGACGCCCTGGCAGAACTGATTGAGCTGATTGGTCTCGGGCGCATCAACGATTTCTTCGAACAGCCGACGCAGAAGTATCAGGATAACTTCGAAAAAGCATTCGTGTCCTATATCGATCAAAACGACCATCTGTATGACAACGCCGTGAAAGTCAGCGAAAACTCCTTCAGCCACGCGTTGTGGATGCTGGGCACCGTACTGGTTGTATTGGCGATTATCATCATTCTCGCGTGGGTCGGCGTGCAGCGCATTTTGATTCATCCGCTGAAAAATATCGTCGTTACCATCCGCAAAATTGCGACCGGTGATCTGACGCACGAAATAGTGGTGAAAAGCCGTAATGAAATCGGCCAGCTTGCCGATAGTCTCAGGTACATGCAGGAAGAACTGATTCGTACAGTCTCCGGCGTGCGCCACGGTGCAGACGCGATTTACAGCGGCGCGAGCGAAATCTCTGCCGGTAACAGCGATCTCTCTTCCCGTACGGAAGAACAGGCGTCGGCGTTGGAAGAAACTGCCGCCAGCATGGAGCAGCTGACTGCCACCGTGAAACAGAACGCTGAAAACGCCCGTCAGGCCAGCCAGCTGGCACTGAGCGCGTCGGAAACCGCGCTAAAAGGCGGCAAAGTGGTGGCGAACGTGGTGGAAACCATGAACGACATCGCCAGCAGCTCGAAGAAAATCACCGACATTACCGGTGTGATCGACGGCATTGCCTTCCAGACCAACATTCTGGCACTGAACGCCGCGGTTGAAGCTGCACGTGCCGGTGAGCAGGGACGCGGATTTGCGGTCGTGGCCGGTGAAGTCCGCAGCCTGGCGCAGCGCAGCGCACAGGCTGCAAAAGAAATTAAAGGGCTGATTGATGATTCCGTCAGTCGTATTAATACCGGCTCGGTACTGGCTGAAAGTGCCGGTGAAACCATGAATGATATGGTGAATGCGGTGACCCGCGTCACTGACATCATGGGCGAAATCACCTCGGCGTCGGATGAACAAAGCCGTGGGATTGAGCAGGTCGCGCAGGCGATTACCGAAATGGATCGGGTGACGCAGCAGAACGCCTCACTGGTTGAAGAATCCGCGTCCGCCTCGGCGGCGCTGGAAGAGCAGGCGAGCCTGCTGACGCAATCTGTGGCGGTGTTTACCCTGAGTCAGTCCGTAACAAACAGCGTGCGCCCGGTAACTTCGTCTTCGTCAAGACTGCCTTTATTGACGCCAAACCTGTCAGGTTCTAAAGCCGGTACAGGTGGCGCCTCTGAAAACAATCTGACTGAAAACTGGGAAACTTTTTAA